A part of Fibrobacter sp. genomic DNA contains:
- a CDS encoding immunoglobulin domain-containing protein has translation MLYRVFFIVLIFCLSARADNPPEITFSPPSIIEAVEGDSIRLSCGAEGRGDLTFRWFRGGKEIDSGSTIVIKHLRKVHEGNYVCIVENQYGSDTTGNCRIIVKGAARVKVAPSAETEKIISRKKKSPEIINQKPEKILNTVFFLPRVFLGEHLGGDSLQLAIQISPQSADSLHIWYGSSPLPDFSDTIYSRRLDPGFFYSDSDTIFLTLHDNISKPGDTIYAALVLSAGRQLSDTLITSFTSNRKISGGIEENCKYPSIRDAKMLENSLELCVYLERCESNREDVLLLCESSDKVNPKLFFSIPAGEDSVRLKLALFTPGEVYDVLLVPGENQYIPSEKSQTGLFTIKVPERSGNTATEESTSMKPEISKISFNGDSVIFKITMSYTGLERVVYTILDSEGKTVWNRPVVCTGEEIDSLVWDGFSDYYSQVPAGFYIFRIKAIFNSNSEEAVGYRQFWYNPSRGNI, from the coding sequence ATGCTTTACAGAGTATTTTTCATAGTTTTAATCTTCTGTCTATCAGCCAGAGCAGACAATCCTCCTGAGATAACCTTCTCCCCGCCAAGTATAATCGAAGCAGTAGAGGGCGACAGTATAAGGCTGAGTTGCGGAGCCGAAGGCAGAGGTGATCTGACTTTCCGCTGGTTCAGAGGTGGAAAGGAGATCGATTCCGGAAGTACTATCGTTATTAAGCATCTCAGGAAAGTCCATGAGGGAAATTATGTCTGCATTGTGGAAAACCAGTATGGATCGGATACAACCGGGAACTGCAGAATAATTGTGAAAGGAGCTGCACGGGTAAAAGTGGCTCCTTCCGCTGAGACTGAAAAGATCATTTCCAGGAAGAAGAAAAGTCCTGAGATTATCAATCAAAAGCCTGAAAAAATACTCAACACCGTGTTTTTTCTCCCGCGTGTGTTTCTAGGAGAACATCTTGGGGGAGATTCCTTGCAACTGGCGATTCAGATTTCACCTCAGTCCGCCGATTCTCTCCATATCTGGTATGGCTCCTCCCCACTGCCCGACTTCAGCGACACCATTTATTCGCGCAGGCTCGATCCAGGATTTTTCTACTCCGATTCCGACACCATTTTTCTCACTTTACATGATAATATCTCAAAACCGGGTGATACGATCTATGCTGCTCTTGTACTGTCAGCAGGCAGACAGTTAAGCGATACTTTAATCACATCCTTTACCTCTAATAGGAAAATTTCCGGAGGCATCGAAGAAAACTGTAAGTACCCGTCAATAAGGGATGCAAAGATGCTGGAGAATTCTTTAGAATTGTGTGTGTATCTTGAACGTTGTGAATCAAATAGAGAGGATGTTTTACTTCTGTGTGAATCCTCTGATAAGGTCAATCCTAAGTTGTTTTTCAGCATTCCGGCTGGAGAGGACAGTGTCAGGCTGAAACTAGCCCTGTTTACTCCGGGAGAAGTTTACGATGTATTGCTGGTACCAGGGGAGAATCAGTACATCCCTTCCGAAAAGAGCCAGACAGGTCTGTTTACCATAAAGGTACCGGAACGCTCAGGTAATACTGCTACCGAAGAGAGTACCTCAATGAAGCCGGAAATCTCAAAGATCAGCTTTAATGGGGATAGCGTAATATTTAAAATAACAATGTCTTACACTGGCCTTGAGAGGGTAGTTTATACTATTCTTGATTCTGAAGGGAAAACTGTCTGGAATCGTCCGGTAGTTTGCACCGGCGAGGAAATTGACAGCCTTGTCTGGGATGGTTTTTCAGATTACTACTCCCAGGTGCCTGCCGGTTTTTATATTTTCCGTATAAAGGCTATTTTTAATTCCAACTCAGAAGAAGCGGTCGGATACCGGCAGTTCTGGTATAATCCCTCCCGTGGGAACATCTGA
- a CDS encoding histidinol-phosphatase, producing the protein MITASFAKEICGAIHLHTTYSDGGVNYQELIDAANAVNLDFIAVTDHMSLGGKESGQEGFRGDVCVLVGYEHQDRINHNHYLALGVDEVFHNLDNPQDYINAVKDSGGIGFLAHPAEKRHYFGNLPPYPWTEWQVSGFDGIEIWNQMSDWIEKIRSPLSAIRLFYPRRFLAAPPSELLMKWDTLNRERFISGIGGVDAHTRRVGKGIFSILVFPIKVELQGIRTHVYLTDELDKSDFPGSKRAILNALRDGRGFFSNFRRGDARGTEFFMECKDGQIVLPGKPAHFSLPSKLLVSLPGMGTIHLVADGKRIRTVQGKKAEFQITDSGIYRIEVYRKSKAWIYSNPFPVGNYPFPALPGTE; encoded by the coding sequence ATGATCACTGCGAGTTTTGCCAAAGAAATCTGCGGTGCGATTCATCTGCATACTACCTACTCTGATGGTGGTGTTAATTATCAGGAGTTGATAGACGCCGCAAATGCTGTAAACCTGGACTTTATTGCTGTTACAGATCATATGTCCCTTGGTGGAAAAGAGAGTGGTCAGGAGGGTTTCAGAGGTGATGTCTGTGTGCTTGTTGGCTATGAGCATCAGGACAGAATAAATCACAACCATTATCTTGCTCTGGGGGTAGATGAAGTTTTCCACAATCTTGACAATCCACAGGATTACATAAATGCGGTTAAGGATTCGGGTGGAATAGGATTCCTGGCTCATCCTGCTGAAAAAAGGCACTATTTCGGCAACCTGCCTCCTTACCCCTGGACAGAATGGCAAGTCAGTGGTTTTGACGGGATAGAGATATGGAATCAGATGTCTGACTGGATAGAAAAAATCCGTTCTCCTCTCAGTGCTATTCGCTTATTCTATCCAAGGAGATTTCTCGCAGCGCCTCCATCGGAACTTCTGATGAAATGGGATACTCTTAACCGTGAGAGATTCATCAGCGGTATCGGTGGAGTTGATGCGCACACCAGACGGGTAGGCAAAGGAATTTTTTCCATACTTGTTTTCCCTATCAAAGTGGAATTACAGGGGATTCGTACTCACGTTTACCTTACTGATGAACTAGACAAATCAGATTTCCCCGGATCAAAAAGGGCGATTTTGAACGCTTTACGTGATGGCAGGGGTTTCTTCAGTAATTTTCGAAGAGGAGATGCAAGAGGGACAGAGTTTTTCATGGAGTGTAAAGACGGGCAGATAGTTCTTCCGGGTAAACCCGCTCACTTCTCACTGCCATCAAAGCTCCTTGTTAGTTTGCCCGGAATGGGAACAATTCATCTTGTGGCTGATGGTAAACGTATCCGGACTGTTCAGGGTAAAAAAGCAGAATTCCAGATTACTGATAGTGGTATTTACAGAATTGAAGTGTATCGTAAATCAAAAGCATGGATCTACTCCAACCCCTTCCCTGTTGGAAACTATCCTTTCCCGGCTCTTCCCGGAACTGAATGA